One window of Pyrus communis chromosome 12, drPyrComm1.1, whole genome shotgun sequence genomic DNA carries:
- the LOC137710545 gene encoding ribonuclease TUDOR 2 has protein sequence MASSTASTGWYRGRVKAVPSGDSLVVMALTANKAGPPPERTITLSSLMAPKLARRDGQDEPFAWGSREFLRKLCIGKEVAFRVDYVVQQIGREFGSVFLGDKNLAMLVVAEGWAKVKEGKQGPQKAEASPYIAELLRLQEQARTEGLGLHSKVPGAGEASKRNLPPSAIGNAGNLDAVSLLAENKGRPMECIVEQVRDGSTVRAYLLPDFQFVQVFVAGIQAPSVGRRPITSDIVTEPETTSDKTNGDVSSEPRAPLTSAQRILASTASSVEVAADPFALEAKHFTEIRVLHRDVRIVLEGNDKFSNLIGSVYYPDGDSAKDLALELVENGYAKYVEWSASTLEDDVKRRLKTAELQAKKNKLRIWTNYTAPPTNSKAIHNQNFTGKVVEVVSGDCVIVADDSVPFGSPLAERRVNLSSIRCPKMGNPRREEKPAPYAREAKEFLRTRLIGRQVNVQMEYSRKVSPGEGAAATSGPADSRVMDFGTVLLASPTKAEGDDTPAPASSATASQQAGVNVAEMVVSRGFGTVIKHRDFEERSNYYDALMSAEARATAGKKGLHSAKESPVMHITDLTVASAKKARDFFPFLQKRRKIPAIVEYVLSGHRFKLLIPKETCSIAFAFSGVRCPGREEPYSEEAIALMRRRIMQRDVEIEVETVDRTGTFLGSLWESKTNVAVALVEAGLAKYQNSFGGEIPDGHLLEKAEESAKRQKLKIWENYVEGEEVPNGSAVDNTKQKEVLKVAVTEVLGSGKFYVQTIGDQKIASIQQQLASLNLQEAPVIGAYNPKKGDIVLAQFSADNSWNRAMIVNAPRGAVESPKDKFEVFYIDYGNQEFVPYSQIRPLDPSVSSAPGLAQLCSLAYVKVPALEEDFGQEAAEYLSEHTLNSANEFRAMIEERDLSGGKVKGQGTGPVLVVTLVAVDAEISVNAAMLQEGLARLEKMKKRETKERKTAIENLEKFQEEARTDRRGMWRYGDIQSDDEDVPSVRKATAAGKR, from the exons ATGGCATCATCAACAGCTTCCACAGGATGGTACAGAGGGAGAGTGAAGGCTGTGCCTTCAGGGGACTCCTTGGTCGTCATGGCCCTCACAGCCAACAAGGCCGGACCCCCACCGGAAAGAACCATCACTCTGTCATCGCTTATGGCTCCAAAACTG GCTCGTAGAGATGGCCAGGATGAGCCATTTGCATGGGGCAGCAGGGAGTTTCTGAGGAAACTCTGCATAGGAAAG GAGGTGGCTTTCAGAGTGGACTATGTTGTACAACAGATAGGGCGGGAATTCGGCTCGGTTTTCCTTGGTGACAAGAATCTTGCGATGCTGGTTGTTGCTGAAGGCTGGGCAAAG GTCAAGGAGGGTAAGCAAGGTCCACAGAAAGCAGAAGCGAGTCCTTACATTGCAGAGCTGCTACGTCTCCAAGAGCAAGCTAGGACCGAGGGCCTTGGTCTTCATAGCAAG GTTCCTGGTGCTGGTGAAGCATCCAAAAGGAATCTACCTCCCTCTGCTATCGGGAATGCTGGCAACTTAGATGCCGTGAGTCTGTTGGCTGAAAATAAGGGCAGGCCAATGGAATGTATTGTTGAGCAGGTTCGGGATGGAAGCACAGTTAGGGCCTACTTGCTTCCGGATTTTCAGTTTGTCCAAGTATTCGTTGCAGGAATTCAG GCCCCATCGGTGGGAAGGAGACCTATAACATCAGACATAGTTACTGAACCAGAAACAACTTCCGATAAAACAAACGGGGATGTTTCTTCTGAACCTCGAGCCCCTCTAACTTCTGCTCAAAGGATTCTAGCTTCAACAGCATCGTCTGTTGAAGTTGCCGCAGATCCATTTGCATTGGAAGCTAAACATTTTACAGAAATTCGTGTGTTGCATAGAGAT GTCCGCATCGTTCTGGAAGGCAATGACAAGTTCAGTAATTTGATTGGGTCAGTATATTACCCTGATGGGGACTCGGCGAAAGACTTGGCCCTGGAGCTTGTTGAAAAT GGTTATGCAAAATACGTTGAATGGAGTGCAAGCACGCTGGAAGACGATGTGAAGCGGCGGCTGAAGACTGCAGAGCttcaagcaaagaaaaacaagttgaGGATTTGGACAAACTACACAGCCCCACCTACAAATTCAAAAGCAATTCATAACCAGAATTTCACAGGAAAG GTTGTGGAGGTTGTAAGTGGGGACTGTGTGATTGTCGCTGATGATTCTGTTCCATTTGGCAGTCCACTGGCGGAGAGGCGAGTTAATCTTTCAAGTATTAGGTGTCCGAAAATGGGCAATCCTCGTAGAGAAGAAAAGCCAGCTCCATATGCTCGTGAAGCCAAAGAGTTCCTGAGAACACGCCTCATTGGACGTCAA GTAAATGTTCAAATGGAGTATTCAAGGAAGGTCAGCCCCGGAGAGGGAGCTGCAGCTACTTCTGGACCTGCCGATTCCAGGGTAATGGATTTTGGAACAGTTTTGCTTGCATCTCCTACCAAGGCTGAGGGTGATGACACCCCAGCACCTGCTTCATCTGCGACTGCCAGCCAGCAGGCTGGTGTGAATGTTGCTGAGATGGTGGTTTCACGTGGCTTTGGCACTGTTATTAAACATCGAGATTTTGAGGAGAGATCAAACTATTATGATGCCCTTATGTCAGCAGAAGCACGTGCTACTGCTGGAAAGAAAGGATTACATTCTGCCAAGGAATCTCCAGTCATGCACATTACAGACTTGACAGTG GCATCAGCAAAGAAAGCCAGGGACTTCTTTCCATTCTTACAGAAAAGGAGGAAAATTCCTGCCATTGTGGAATATGTCCTCAGTGGGCATCGTTTTAAATTACTGATTCCCAAGGAAACATGCAGCATTGCCTTCGCATTCTCTGGTGTCAGATGTCCTGGGCGTGAGGAGCCATATTCAGAAGAAGCAATTGCGCTCATGAGACGAAGAATTATGCAGAGAGATGTTGAG ATTGAAGTCGAGACTGTTGATAGAACTGGGACCTTCTTGGGATCTTTGTGGGAGTCAAAGACCAATGTGGCGGTTGCCCTCGTTGAAGCTGGCCTTGCAAAATATCAGAATTCCTTTGGCGGTGAAATCCCTGATGGGCACCTTCTTGAAAAAGCTGAGGAATCTGCAAAAAGGCAGAAACTGAAA ATTTGGGAGAACTACGTAGAAGGAGAGGAGGTTCCCAATGGTTCAGCTGTCGACAACACCAAACAGAAAGAAGTGCTAAAG GTAGCGGTGACAGAGGTTTTGGGAAGTGGTAAATTTTATGTTCAGACAATTGGGGATCAGAAAATTGCCTCTATTCAGCAACAGCTTGCATCTTTGAACCTTCAAGAAGCTCCCGTAATTGGGGCTTATAATCCTAAGAAGGGTGACATTGTCCTTGCTCAGTTTAGTGCAGATAATTCTTGGAACAGAGCAATG ATTGTCAATGCACCTCGAGGAGCTGTGGAATCCCCTAAAGACAAGTTTGAAGTGTTCTATATAGATTATGGTAATCAAGAATTTGTCCCTTACAGCCAGATACGGCCTCTTGACCCATCAGTTTCCTCTGCACCCGGTCTTGCTCAATTATGCAGCCTTGCATACGTTAAAGTCCCGGCCTTGGAGGAGGACTTTGGTCAAGAAGCAGCTGAGTATCTAAGTGAGCACACATTAAACAGTGCCAATGAATTTCGGGCCATGATTGAGGAAAGGGATCTTTCAGGGGGAAAAGTTAAGGGCCAGGGAACTGGACCAGTGCTTGTTGTGACTCTTGTTGCTGTGGATGCTGAGATCAGCGTGAACGCCGCCATGCTTCAG GAAGGACTTGCAAGGctagagaaaatgaagaaacgTGAAACCAAGGAGAGGAAGACGGCAATTGAGAACTTGGAAAAGTTCCAGGAAGAAGCGAGGACCGATAGGCGGGGGATGTGGCGCTACGGAGACATCCAGTCCGACGATGAGGACGTTCCTTCCGTTAGGAAAGCCACAGCTGCTGGCAAGCGATGA